One genomic window of Numida meleagris isolate 19003 breed g44 Domestic line chromosome 1, NumMel1.0, whole genome shotgun sequence includes the following:
- the PPFIBP1 gene encoding liprin-beta-1 isoform X9, producing MKIAASSMEYSWDIHGHCVWLNKTNGHISGNGDVYQERLARLENDKESLVLQVSVLTDQVEAQGEKIRDLEFCLEEHREKLNATEEMLQQELLSRTSLETQKLDLMAEISNLKLKLTSVEKDRLDYEDRFRDTEDLIQEINELRLRVGEMDNERLQYEKKLKTTKDELSALKEKLEQKEAEVKRLQEKLVCKLKGEGIEILDRDIEVQKMKKAVESLMAANEEKDRKIEELRQSLNRYKKVQDMVILAQGKKGKDSDSEDFLNSGSISTVLLDTPSLTDPEKSPSPTPVTASPIHDEFNTNIHEENSLQIHSSTLQISIPSFSSTSKSSETAAEKVKTQPRPDPTSDLSEVRSTRSSPETQLCDSPVTSSLQKSSSLSSLKKETSEADRDSAQKPTEVKPRMEGNNFATLPPKSPSHGVTGDEDSFGTRKARSSFGRGFFKIKNNKRTASAPNLAETEKGSADHLDLAGLPPRPKETESLQMTPPSPDSRKKARGIKKLFGRLKRSQSTTFNPDDMSETEFKRGGTRATAGPRLGWSRDLGQSRNELDMPFAKWTKEQVCNWLQDQGLGSYISNGRHWILSGQTLLQASQQDLEKELGIKHPLHRKKLQLALQALGSEEENNHGKLDYHWVTRWLDDIGLPQYKTQFDEGKVDGRMLHYMSVDDLLSLKVVSVLHHLSIKRAIQVLRINNFEPNCLRRRPSDENNVIPSEVTQWTNHRVMEWLRSVDLAEYAPNLRGSGVHGGLMVLEPRFNVETMAQLLNIPPNKTLLRRHLATHFNLLIGPEAQQQKREAMESPDYVLLTATAKVKPKKLAFSNFGSLRKKKQDDVEEYVCPMELGRASGSASKKGFKAGLDIRVYDDDDLDRLEQMEDSEGTVRQIGAFSEGINNLTHMLKEDEMFKDFATRSPSTSITDEDSNV from the exons GAGCTTTTGAGCAGAACATCCCTTGAAACTCAGAAGCTGGATCTTATGGCAGAGATTTCCAATCTGAAGCTAAAGCTTACATCTGTAGAGAAGGATAGATTGGACTATGAGGACAGATTCAGAGATACAGAG GATTTGATCCAGGAGATAAATGAATTGCGATTAAGAGTAGGAGAAATGGACAATGAAAGACTACAGTACGAGAAAAAGCTTAAGACAACCAAA GATGAACTATCAGCTTTGAAAGAGAAACTGGAGCAGAAGGAAGCTGAGGTAAAAAGGTTGCAAGAAAAATTGGTCTGCAAGCTGAAAGGAGAAGGCATTGAAATACTGGACAGAG ATATAGAggtacagaaaatgaagaaggcGGTAGAATCTCTTATGGCTGCAAATGAAGAGAAG gATCGAAAGATAGAAGAGCTTCGGCAATCTCTGAATAGGTACAAGAAAGTTCAAGACATGGTGATATTGGCTCAAGGTAAAAAAG gCAAGGATAGTGACAGTGAAGATTTCTTGAATTCAGGATCTATCTCCACAGTTTTATTGGACACACCAAGTCTGACTGACCCAGAAAAAAGTCCATCCCCAACCCCAGTAACAGCGTCTCCAATCCACGATGAATTTAACACGAATATTCATGAAgag AATTCCTTACAGATTCACTCAAGTACTCTGCAGATTTCAATCCCATCTTTTTCATCAACATCCAAGAGCTCAgaaactgctgcagagaaagtgAAAACACAGCCTAGACCAGATCCTACGAGTGATTTGAG TGAAGTAAGATCAACACGTTCCTCTCCAGAAACTCAACTGTGTGATAGTCCAGT AACTTCCTCACTGCAGAAGTCCAGCAGTCTGAGCAGTTTGAAGAAAGAGACATCTGAAGCG GACAGAGATTCTGCGCAAAAGCCAACAGAG GTTAAACCTCGCATGGAAGGTAATAATTTCGCAACTCTCCCTCCAAAATCTCCTTCTCATGGTGTCACAGGAGATGAGGATAGTTTTGGCACCCGTAAAGCCAGGTCTTCATTTGGGCGAGGctttttcaagataaaaaataacaagaggACTGCAAGTGCCCCCAATCTAG ctgaaacagaaaaaggatcTGCAGATCACCTGGATTTGGCCGGTTTGCCCCCTCGACCAAAAGAAACGGAGAGTTTGCAGATGACTCCACCTTCTCCAGATTCCAGGAAAAAGGCCAGAGGAATCAAGAAGTTATTTGGAAG ACTTAAAAGAAGTCAGTCTACCACCTTCAACCCAGATGACATGTCTGAAACGGAGTTCAAAAGAGGAGGGACAAGAGCAACAGCGGGGCCACGGCTGGGCTGGTCTAGAGACCTGGGGCAGTCTCGCAA TGAGCTGGACATGCCATTTGCAAAGTGGACAAAGGAACAAGTTTGCAACTGGCTCCAGGACCAGGGGCTAGGCTCTTACATAAGTAACGGCAGACACTGGATACTGTCTGGGCAAACTCTTCTGCAGGCCTCTCAGCAGGATCTGGAAAAG GAGCTTGGGATAAAGCACCCATTGCATCGGAAGAAGCTTCAGCTTGCTCTGCAGGCACTTGGgtctgaagaggaaaacaatcATGGAAAACTGGATTACCACTGGGTTACCA GGTGGCTGGATGACATTGGCCTCCCCCAGTATAAGACCCAGTTTGATGAAGGAAAAGTGGATGGCCGAATGCTCCATTACATGAGTGTG GATGACTTGCTGTCCTTGAAGGTTGTCAGCGTCCTCCACCACCTCAGCATCAAAAGAGCCATCCAGGTTCTGAGAATAAATAACTTTGAGCCCAACTGTCTGCGCAGGAGGCCATCAGATGAG AATAATGTCATACCTTCTGAGGTCACCCAGTGGACCAATCACCGCGTGATGGAGTGGTTACGCTCCGTTGATTTGGCAGAGTATGCACCTAATCTGAGGGGGAGCGGTGTGCATGGGGGACTGATG GTTTTGGAGCCACGTTTCAATGTAGAAACCATGGCCCAGTTGCTGAACATCCCACCAAACAAGACACTGCTGCGACGGCACCTAGCCACTCATTTCAACCTCCTCATTGGGCCGGAGGCCCAGCAGCAGAAACGTGAAGCCATGGAGTCCCCAGACTACGTCCTCTTAACAGCAACTGCCAAAGTTAAG CCAAAGAAACTTGCCTTCAGCAATTTTGGGAGCCTGAGAAAGAAGAAGCAAGATGATGTGGAAGAGTACGTGTGTCCTATGGAGCTGGGGAGGGCCTCTGGAAGCGCGTCGAAGAAGGGTTTTAAGGCTGGCCTGGATATCCGAGTatatgatgatgatgatttgGACAGGCTGGAGCAG ATGGAAGATTCAGAAGGGACAGTGAGGCAAATAGGAGCCTTTTCTGAAGGCATCAACAACTTGACA CATATGTTAAAAGAGGATGAAATGTTTAAAGACTTTGCAACTCGCTCTCCTAGCACCAGTATAACAGATGAAGACTCCAATGTGTGA
- the PPFIBP1 gene encoding liprin-beta-1 isoform X8 produces the protein MKIAASSMEYSWDIHGHCVWLNKTNGHISGNGDVYQERLARLENDKESLVLQVSVLTDQVEAQGEKIRDLEFCLEEHREKLNATEEMLQQELLSRTSLETQKLDLMAEISNLKLKLTSVEKDRLDYEDRFRDTEDLIQEINELRLRVGEMDNERLQYEKKLKTTKDELSALKEKLEQKEAEVKRLQEKLVCKLKGEGIEILDRDENCKKKLKDKNIEVQKMKKAVESLMAANEEKDRKIEELRQSLNRYKKVQDMVILAQGKKGKDSDSEDFLNSGSISTVLLDTPSLTDPEKSPSPTPVTASPIHDEFNTNIHEENSLQIHSSTLQISIPSFSSTSKSSETAAEKVKTQPRPDPTSDLSEVRSTRSSPETQLCDSPVTSSLQKSSSLSSLKKETSEADRDSAQKPTEQVKPRMEGNNFATLPPKSPSHGVTGDEDSFGTRKARSSFGRGFFKIKNNKRTASAPNLDRSRSASAPTLAETEKGSADHLDLAGLPPRPKETESLQMTPPSPDSRKKARGIKKLFGRLKRSQSTTFNPDDMSETEFKRGGTRATAGPRLGWSRDLGQSRNELDMPFAKWTKEQVCNWLQDQGLGSYISNGRHWILSGQTLLQASQQDLEKELGIKHPLHRKKLQLALQALGSEEENNHGKLDYHWVTRWLDDIGLPQYKTQFDEGKVDGRMLHYMSVDDLLSLKVVSVLHHLSIKRAIQVLRINNFEPNCLRRRPSDENNVIPSEVTQWTNHRVMEWLRSVDLAEYAPNLRGSGVHGGLMVLEPRFNVETMAQLLNIPPNKTLLRRHLATHFNLLIGPEAQQQKREAMESPDYVLLTATAKVKPKKLAFSNFGSLRKKKQDDVEEYVCPMELGRASGSASKKGFKAGLDIRVYDDDDLDRLEQMEDSEGTVRQIGAFSEGINNLTHMLKEDEMFKDFATRSPSTSITDEDSNV, from the exons GAGCTTTTGAGCAGAACATCCCTTGAAACTCAGAAGCTGGATCTTATGGCAGAGATTTCCAATCTGAAGCTAAAGCTTACATCTGTAGAGAAGGATAGATTGGACTATGAGGACAGATTCAGAGATACAGAG GATTTGATCCAGGAGATAAATGAATTGCGATTAAGAGTAGGAGAAATGGACAATGAAAGACTACAGTACGAGAAAAAGCTTAAGACAACCAAA GATGAACTATCAGCTTTGAAAGAGAAACTGGAGCAGAAGGAAGCTGAGGTAAAAAGGTTGCAAGAAAAATTGGTCTGCAAGCTGAAAGGAGAAGGCATTGAAATACTGGACAGAG ATGAAAATTGTAAAAAGAAGCTCAAAGATAAAA ATATAGAggtacagaaaatgaagaaggcGGTAGAATCTCTTATGGCTGCAAATGAAGAGAAG gATCGAAAGATAGAAGAGCTTCGGCAATCTCTGAATAGGTACAAGAAAGTTCAAGACATGGTGATATTGGCTCAAGGTAAAAAAG gCAAGGATAGTGACAGTGAAGATTTCTTGAATTCAGGATCTATCTCCACAGTTTTATTGGACACACCAAGTCTGACTGACCCAGAAAAAAGTCCATCCCCAACCCCAGTAACAGCGTCTCCAATCCACGATGAATTTAACACGAATATTCATGAAgag AATTCCTTACAGATTCACTCAAGTACTCTGCAGATTTCAATCCCATCTTTTTCATCAACATCCAAGAGCTCAgaaactgctgcagagaaagtgAAAACACAGCCTAGACCAGATCCTACGAGTGATTTGAG TGAAGTAAGATCAACACGTTCCTCTCCAGAAACTCAACTGTGTGATAGTCCAGT AACTTCCTCACTGCAGAAGTCCAGCAGTCTGAGCAGTTTGAAGAAAGAGACATCTGAAGCG GACAGAGATTCTGCGCAAAAGCCAACAGAG CAGGTTAAACCTCGCATGGAAGGTAATAATTTCGCAACTCTCCCTCCAAAATCTCCTTCTCATGGTGTCACAGGAGATGAGGATAGTTTTGGCACCCGTAAAGCCAGGTCTTCATTTGGGCGAGGctttttcaagataaaaaataacaagaggACTGCAAGTGCCCCCAATCTAG ATCGCAGTCGAAGTGCAAGTGCCCCTACTTTAG ctgaaacagaaaaaggatcTGCAGATCACCTGGATTTGGCCGGTTTGCCCCCTCGACCAAAAGAAACGGAGAGTTTGCAGATGACTCCACCTTCTCCAGATTCCAGGAAAAAGGCCAGAGGAATCAAGAAGTTATTTGGAAG ACTTAAAAGAAGTCAGTCTACCACCTTCAACCCAGATGACATGTCTGAAACGGAGTTCAAAAGAGGAGGGACAAGAGCAACAGCGGGGCCACGGCTGGGCTGGTCTAGAGACCTGGGGCAGTCTCGCAA TGAGCTGGACATGCCATTTGCAAAGTGGACAAAGGAACAAGTTTGCAACTGGCTCCAGGACCAGGGGCTAGGCTCTTACATAAGTAACGGCAGACACTGGATACTGTCTGGGCAAACTCTTCTGCAGGCCTCTCAGCAGGATCTGGAAAAG GAGCTTGGGATAAAGCACCCATTGCATCGGAAGAAGCTTCAGCTTGCTCTGCAGGCACTTGGgtctgaagaggaaaacaatcATGGAAAACTGGATTACCACTGGGTTACCA GGTGGCTGGATGACATTGGCCTCCCCCAGTATAAGACCCAGTTTGATGAAGGAAAAGTGGATGGCCGAATGCTCCATTACATGAGTGTG GATGACTTGCTGTCCTTGAAGGTTGTCAGCGTCCTCCACCACCTCAGCATCAAAAGAGCCATCCAGGTTCTGAGAATAAATAACTTTGAGCCCAACTGTCTGCGCAGGAGGCCATCAGATGAG AATAATGTCATACCTTCTGAGGTCACCCAGTGGACCAATCACCGCGTGATGGAGTGGTTACGCTCCGTTGATTTGGCAGAGTATGCACCTAATCTGAGGGGGAGCGGTGTGCATGGGGGACTGATG GTTTTGGAGCCACGTTTCAATGTAGAAACCATGGCCCAGTTGCTGAACATCCCACCAAACAAGACACTGCTGCGACGGCACCTAGCCACTCATTTCAACCTCCTCATTGGGCCGGAGGCCCAGCAGCAGAAACGTGAAGCCATGGAGTCCCCAGACTACGTCCTCTTAACAGCAACTGCCAAAGTTAAG CCAAAGAAACTTGCCTTCAGCAATTTTGGGAGCCTGAGAAAGAAGAAGCAAGATGATGTGGAAGAGTACGTGTGTCCTATGGAGCTGGGGAGGGCCTCTGGAAGCGCGTCGAAGAAGGGTTTTAAGGCTGGCCTGGATATCCGAGTatatgatgatgatgatttgGACAGGCTGGAGCAG ATGGAAGATTCAGAAGGGACAGTGAGGCAAATAGGAGCCTTTTCTGAAGGCATCAACAACTTGACA CATATGTTAAAAGAGGATGAAATGTTTAAAGACTTTGCAACTCGCTCTCCTAGCACCAGTATAACAGATGAAGACTCCAATGTGTGA